The Argentina anserina chromosome 3, drPotAnse1.1, whole genome shotgun sequence genome includes a region encoding these proteins:
- the LOC126786212 gene encoding superoxide dismutase [Cu-Zn], chloroplastic produces the protein MAAHSMMLSTSSSHTLFAHIQTPPTLRSSFHGVSLKLPIKSVSLSAAATAPRRLAVVAATKKAVAVLKGTSAVEGVVTLTQEDGGPTTVNVRITGLTPGPHGFHLHEFGDTTNGCISTGPHFNPNNLTHGAPEDEVRHAGDLGNIIANADGVAEATIVDSQIPLTGPNAVIGRALVVHELEDDLGKGGHELSLSTGNAGGRLACGVVGLTPV, from the exons ATGGCCGCCCACTCTATGATGctctccacctcctcctcccacACTCTCTTCGCCCATATCCAAACCCCACCAACTCTCCGCTCCTCCTTCCACGGCGTCTCCCTCAAGCTCCCAATCAAATCCGTGTCCCTCTCCGCCGCCGCAACCGCCCCTAGGCGCCTTGCCGTCGTCGCCGCCACTAAAAAAGCCGTCGCCGTCCTCAAGGGCACTTCCGCCGTCGAAGGCGTCGTCACCTTGACCCAAGAAGACGGCG gtCCGACAACTGTTAATGTTCGTATTACTGGACTCACTCCTGGGCCTCATGGGTTCCACTTG CATGAGTTTGGTGACACGACAAATGGATGCATTTCCACAG GACCACATTTCAATCCTAATAACTTGACTCATGGAGCTCCTGAGGATGAAGTCCGTCATGCGGGTGACCTGGGAAACATAATTGCTAATGCTGATG GAGTGGCAGAGGCAACAATCGTGGATAGCCAG ATACCATTAACTGGTCCTAATGCTGTAATTGGAAGAGCCTTGGTGGTTCATGAACTGGAGGATGACCTTGGAAAGG GTGGACACGAACTCAGTCTAAGCACTGGCAATGCGGGTGGACGATTGGCTTGTG GTGTGGTTGGTTTGACTCCAGTGTGA